ttttctcaaaggCAACTATATAAAAGCCAAGTGAAACATTCGAAATTGAGTTTATATTGCAACATGATTCCAATATAAAAATCCAACATAAAAAAGTCAAAGATGACATTTACATTAGAATATATCAGCTACAACTTTATTGAGCTTTAAACAAGATAATCCCAAAAGGGGAAGCAACAATGCATAGGTATGTAAATCGAGTTCTTTCATATAATTGACTAGCAAAATGGAAATTACTATTTGATTTATGTTCTTAAATATTTTGGATATTTTGGGGAATCTGATCAAACTTGACCAAAGCTTGTTAATTTCAAGGAACAAAGGCAGAACTATGAACAGACAGAATCCCTAATTTTAGTAAATTTATAGCCAATTATTACCTAACTCCTTAATAAGAAGCTCTAGAGTCTAGCCAattaacttttcaattttcaataaaatactCCTATTTAATTAGGATGTTGCAATTCTAGAAACTTAAGTCATGAAAATCAAATATTAGTGCAGTACAACTGGCTTTCTTTAAATTTGGACAATAATCAATCACCATATGAATACATGGAATATgcaaatataaatattattacAAGTTTTGCTTTGTACTTAACTTGTGAAAGCTGGGACCTTCTCGAACCATATATTTGCCATTAACTACTCTGGTTATCAATTATCTTGCCTTACCTAATTTCTTGGTAATATAGTCATGGTGTAAAAACTTTTAGGTGCTTTGAGAAAGGGCTAAAACACTTTAACCCTTGGTTAATTCAGGTACCTTGAGTACTGATCAAATTGACTGAACATGTAAATAATTCAAAGAATCTTTCCATATCTTTTGTGTTTTAAAAAGACGGTTAGTTATCCACTCAAAAAGGAGAATGATTcatgcaaaaaaaaaggagcatgATATGAAattaccattctatacaacaaTTTAGATGATCTCTTTGGTGATAAAATTCAAGGGTTACATGTTAATTAAGTATCTAAACAAGTTATcaaatttgattagtttaatcaTTAGGATCACCCTAGTAGTTAGGAAATAACTGTTAGAGTCTTCCTCTTTTTAGGTTCAGAAATTGAATCCTTTTAGGTTTTTAATACTCATAACCTGCAACGCACATCCCTTTAAACTAATATAGAactatagatatagatataggCATAGATTACATAATAATAAAACTAATCCATTTGAACTCCTCTGTGCTCCATCATTATTGCCACCGTCTTATCCTTTGCTTGGTGCAGTAGCACTCTCTATCATACAACTTTACTACTATATGCTGCAATTGTTGCTGGGTTTGGGATATACTATTATTGTTCTTTCAGCTGCTTAGCACTACATGTCAAATAACACAGCACATAATATCGAGGAAGACTAGAAGACGGATCATGTCGACCGGTGGCAGCTCCAACGTCATAACTTGCAAAGGTGAACTCACTAATGATTGATTAGTTCCTAGCTACAGTAACTAAGTCTTTCCTTCtttcattgaatttttttttgtttcggaTAATACAAGGAATTGCCTATTGTTAACTTTGTTAGTCCTTTtatgctatttttttttctgtatcACCAAATATCAGAGTACTTCGTTTAAGGTTCAATTGACAGATGCTACTCTCTCTTGTTTTGGCATTTGAAAATGTTTTGATCAACTGGGGGAAAAAATAGGAGTTGTGTGCTCGGGACCAGGTGAGGCATCCAAGGTAGAAGAGATTGAAGTGGAACCACCAAGATCAGCTGAAATTAGGATTCAGATGTTATTTGCCAGCCTCTGCCACACTGATGTCTTATGCTACAGGGGCCTTTTAACTGTTCCTACTCACTCTTTACtcccaccattttttttttttggtcttctGTTTTGATCTTTAACTCAGCTCTCTTGCTTTCTCACCACTTTTGTTAATGCTCATTCCAGTCTCTATTATTTCCTCGAGTTCTAAGACATAAAGGTGTCAAGTAATTGATTTCCCACCCAGTCACCCTTTTGTTTTTTGCATTTCACTTTAGCAATTAAGTTCTAGTtttcagatttcagacttcaattttcaattttataaaaTGCCTGAAGAGAGATCCGCAGTAATTGTTTGTATCCTCTATGACTATACCTTTCTCCAGCAAGATAGAGAGTGTTGGTGGAGGAGTCTCTTAACTCAAAGTAGGAGAGTTAGTCATTGCTACGTTCTTGGGAGAGTATCGAGAATGCAACAACTATATATCGGGAAGGACAAACCTATGCCAGAAATACCCTGTACAAGCTTCCACTGGATTAATACTAGACAGTACATCAAGAATGTCCATTATTAGTTTAGGTGGTCGCCAAAAGCTGTATCAATTATTTAGCTGCTCTACATGGTCCCAGTATACCGTTATAGATGCCAACTATGTCCTCAAGATAAATTCAAGGTTAGCCCTGCCGCATGCTAGCCTCCTATCCTACGGCTTCACCACTGGGTTTGGAGCAGCCTGGAAGGAAGCCAAGGTTGAAAAAGGTTCTGTGATCGCTGTTTTTGGTCTTGGCACTATTGGACTGGGAGTAAGTGCAACATTAGCTTGCCAAGTGTTACACCAACTAAAGATTATGTTTTTGCTATTATAGACTAGGCGTACAGGTGTACCATGAGACAAATATGCGAGCCTGGTTCACTCAGTCTATAACAAACCTTCTTAAATAGAATTTGTGAGGCCTACATGTGTGTCTCAAGGTGCACCGATACATCTGGTTTAATAACAAACCTTCTGAAAGGTTGTAATATGATTTGTCATCCCAAACTCTATACCGCACTTCCTGAATGCACTAATAGATAAATAATGGAACCTTCTTCAATTTGTTTCATTATTCTCCTAGAACCTAACTTTTGGATGCAATGCAAGCAGTTCAGGGAGCTGGAGTGCACGAAGCAACACAAATTATATGCATTGACATCAACAAAAACAAGCGCAAAAAAGAGAGGCTTTTGGAATGATGCATTGTATAAACCCCAAAGCCTTGGTGATAAATCCATCTCAAAAATGGTGAAAGAGCTGACTAATGGCCGAGGAGTGTACTATAGCTTTGAATGCACGGGGGTCCCTGACTTGGTTAACGAAGCTCTGAAAACCACCAAAGCGGTAATTAACTGTCCCAGATATATAACACAACCATAGAGTATAGTATTTGAAACTGGCAAACTATTACTAATTCCAAGTTACTTTTTTTCCTGGTGATTTGCTATTAAGGAGTAGGGAAATTGATAATGATTGGAGCATGGACTCAGAAGACCATAAAAATCAACTTCGTTTCCCTGTGCAAATGTAGAACAATCAAATACACTATTTTTGGTAGGGTTAAAGTCCAGTTTGACCTTCCTGTTATGATTGACAAATGCATCAACAAGGTAGAGTCGTCTTCAAGAAAAATGTACTGGAATACCATTTATCTTCAGCATagctttttttttcaaaagttacaGATACTTTCCTATTCAAAAGCACAAACCTTAACTGAAATAATTCAACTCTTCAGTCTCCACCATCCCACAGAGGACAGATGAGAAACAAAACTTTCTACATTGGCTAGGAAAAATATGAGAATTTCCTATCTTTCTTGTAGGAGATATAGAAACTCGATCTACTTTTAACTCGTGAAGTTCAACTAAAGAACATAAATTGAGCCTTTGATCTCCTAAAGGAATCTGACTGCATAAAGATTCTCATACAGTTGTGATTGCTGAGCAAGAATTTCCTATATGGCTTTTGGTCTTTTTGGGTTTTCAATCTTATCTGATTATAGTCTAAAAAAAAGGAGCTATAAAAGAGATCTTGAATTTCACCCTCTAATTCTTGAACATTTTAAAATCCCAATGGCTAGTAAAATCAATGGTTATCTTGCCAAACACACTTTTTCATGATCAATTGAATATCGTGACTAGAATGAGAGTACCATTTCGAGAAAAAACATATCCACTTTTGAGACAACTTTTTTACTTCTCtgttactctttttttttcaacaaatcgATAAAACTAGTCAGTTTAAAATGGAATTGCTAGCCAGAGTTCCCATAACTAATTGGCTGATGCCATTTGCGAGTTCAAGAAACTACAAGTAAATATACATACAAGGCAAAGGCTGGTATCTCTCATTGGGTACATATTTTGCACCTTTTCTAGGGAAAAGATTGAGTAATGTGCTTATCCCCATGTTATGGGtcttatatttattatttaaaaatgatTGTTGAAAAAGTCACAAAGCTTCTTCTTAAAGAACTAAAAGCAATATAAGGCTATGGATTAGCTTATGTGTCTAAGGTGATATTTGAGTTGTTTTACACAAAGATTTCCAGCTTCCAAGATCTGTATATGTTTATTGTCTCATCAATTTGTATCCTGAGACATCTGTAATTCCACATTATTTTTGAACTATGATATAAAGGTCTTCTATCatacaaaatcaagaaattaatAGTGGGCTAACTGGTTGACAAAAACGAACTTCGTGACATCTTGATAATCTGTATTTGTTGAGTGAAAGGTGAGTATAAATAGTAGCATTTAGTTTTGGGGAAAGAAAGGTTTCTACAATCCTTTATTAGCTTCCATATTAGCTATTTGCACATAATTGCTCAATTTTAGACTTTTGCAAGTACATCTTTGTTTTGGTACATTCTTGCACTTTGAAGCCATGGTAAATTCATTCAAGACCTAAATAATCCTAACCAATATGTCTAAAGGTTACCAGTACACATATCTATGATCATATCCttgaataaaagataaaatgtTATTATAAAACCAGTAGCAACAATCATGGCAGATCATGCGATACAGATTCAGGTCCTTTCAAGGCTTCTTGCAATACATCTTCAATCAACAATTTGATATTCTTGTAAGAATAACCCCTTCTTGAACTGCATGTTTTGCCAGTTCACTCAGCTTCTTTGCCCTGTTTCTCCTTTCCTCTACCTCTTCTCCTTCATCGAACAGCTTATCAATTGtaacttttacttgttttcttGTCACCAAAATATTCTCAACCTCCCCGGATTCCGTGCACGTCTCAACTCCAATCCTAACACCAGTTCGCAAAACATTAACCACCAACTCTTCAGTGAAAAATTGCACAGCAAACAGTGGACATCTTATCATTGTTACTCGAGAACATATTCCTTCCACGGTCGAATTCCACCCATAGTGAATCAAGAATTCTTCAATGGATGATGGGACAAGATTTTGACCTGTGGAGCCCAACCTCGGATAATTAGACCTTGAATCTTATCCTCAAACTTCTCATCTTTTAACCATTTTTCAACTTCTTGTGAATAAGCCAATTCTTTGATGATCCAAATGAATGGTCGACCTGAGGCTTCCGACCTAGAACCAATTTCTTGTAGTTGTTTGAATGATAGATGACTGAGGCTGCCATCACCGAATTGTTTTCAATTGAATCAAGCCATTTTAAGTAGCTATCATTAGGAACAGATGTTTTCTTACCCTTTTCAAACTTCTCTGCCATTTCTCTGTTGCATAAACAAGCAGGGCCAATGCACCAGAAATTTTTGtaactttcttgatttttttcacATACCATGGATCCAACTCCTCAAAACTATTTACAACAACCCGTTTTGCTAAATTCTCAACGTCTCTCATATAATATAGGATGCCCTTCATGTCAGTCGACTTATCCTTGTTGCTTCAGGCAATTGAGATTTTGTAAACTCGATTCTGTGTGGGATATCTGGCAATAAAAATGTATCTGAATCTGAGtctacactacaagaatctgtgTCTTTCACATTCTTTTAGCACACGTGGGTGAAGCATGAAACTGTATGAAAAATATACCTTGGAATTTTTAACTTTTGAGCATGATTTTGTGTCTAGGGTAGAGAACCTAAGGAAATGATGTAACTTGGCTTTGGTTCTAAAATTTGAGCAAGATTTTGGATTGGCTCTTGCAGCATAGTACAAGCATCAAATTTTGTTTCATGAAGGTCAGAGAAGGGAGTGAATCCAGGTTTTTACATCCTTCAGGCAATCCAACTTCTTGAGTAGGGAACGGTATGGGGATCAACTATACGTTGAGATTGGCTGTTTTGGCATAATCAATTTTTAGTTAGTATTGTATTCGATAGCATTTACGGGGATGGTGATGATAGAGACCACTGGACCATGCTTTTTAAGTAATGTAGCAAAATCTATCAAGGGGATAATATGGCTTTGGAACATTAGAAGAATTAAGAGGAAATGAAGGTGATGAAATTGGGAAGTCAATGAAGAGACTTGCTACGTAAATGTTGTATACTGCTAAAAAAGCAAGTTCCCTGTCCCAAAAAAAGGCACGGTCCATATATAATCAAATTGGTATGTGAATATGTGAGCTAGGTAGAGTTATTGAAGCATAAGGTAATGAATGATTTTCATGTAATCCAACGTAGTATTTAGTACATTAATACAATCCACGTACACACACATAAATACATGCACTCAAATACGCCTACTAGATGTACATATCCACACAAATACACACACATAGAGATTGACATTAGGGGAAAGAGCTAGGACAAGGCACGGGAATGGGGGTGCCTGTGCTTTTAATTATCATTAAATTTATTTGGGACACATTTTCCTAAGAATGTaatttatttcaagaaaattagaATAAAAGTTGAGATTATGTAATTTTTAGAGCATATAAGACAATtgacataaaagttgtatatgAAAGTAAAATTGTATACCATGCTAAGcgaaaatagaaaattttttaaaggcATGTAATACTTCTTTCAAACTAGTAAATTCTTCACGTGCTTTGCATGTAAATATAATAatccaaatataatatttttgtaGCTACTAAAATTTATTGCTACATCATAATATAATTTATGTATTTTTTCAATATCTTTAACCAATTTTGATTGCAAACATTATTCAAATGTGTAATCTTTGACCTAAAGTTATAAGAACCTTTTAGAGATTTTGttgattaaatttggattgaaCTTTGATAGCAATTGTTAACGCTATCATGTTTTTAAAAAGGTGCATTACAATACGACATGAATTGATTTGTTAGATTTTTATCATTCCGATTATTGTACTATGCATATACTTTCCTTCCCTCTCTTACTCCAATGCCTTCACAAGCTTATTTATTAGTTGGGTCCAAATATGCCTTTTTTTCAATTGAAAGTAAAATCAATGATagattttctaataaaatattagatttTAACAACAGAAAAACTAAGATCTGGTTAATTATTAAACACTTCCTAAATTGTGTTTGCAATATCAATACTTATGATTACTAATTATTGAATTGTATAATTACAATCGATTAATTATTTATGAATAAAGTACATGAGTGGAATTTCTTTATCCTTTGGATTTGGGTTTTCTACTCTTTTCATTTCGTATAAAAATGTAATTCTTTGTAGAGTAGATGATTATTATTTATCATGTTATATGAgtttaattagttagttttttttattaagTTCTTTAATATGAAGCTAcactatttttttaatttttttgcacCATTTTTTGAATTGTTTATGTATATACTTATTTTATATGAACtcattataattatttaattcatgAGGGTATTCTTAATCCATcgtattttattatttctatgtGAACGTTCATTGTCATCAATTGGAATTTCATTGATACAGATAGTTGGgcattctttttttcatttatcttctattacttttataattttgtttgaagATAATGCAACATAAATCACAAACAACAACTATTTCTTTTTCCTACTAATTTGATAAATGGCATGTTCAATATGGATACATTTAAATTAATCCATaggttttttcctttttgtcttAGATGAAAAAACTTTGATTGTGATATCAAAATTAGTTAGTTGATTATAGGTGAAATATAAGAAActtttttgttgtttgcttGGATTTGGGTGACATGAATTTTCATTTCAATTAAAACTAAATTGTTTGAATGTTTATTAGTTACATGAAAGTTTAAATGCTCTTTTTTATGCCTTGTTAGTTAGTCtgctttttaatttttatatgaatttgaATGGGATAAAGTAAAATGTAATATCCATTGAATTTGGACTATTTGCATTTTATCTAAGTGTTTTTGTTGTTAATAAACAACCTAAATAATTCATAATGCTCAATCATTTTAGATTGGTTATTTAGTTGTCAATTAaattcatttgattttttttgtcaaaacggTAGGATTGTATTGTTTAAGACAAAAGTATTTACAAAACGAGCAACGATTCGATACTTACATTGTGCCATTAGCACAGTAGATTGGGATTAACCCATTCTACATCTTGATAATTGCTCAAACCTTGAGCACTAAACTGTACACTTAGATAATTCCTATTCACTATTTCTAGGCAAAAGGAGCATTTGTAAAACAAGGTGCTCAACTCTTGGATGCCTTGTATCAATGTTGTTGTCCATGCATCCATCAATTTTTCCTATTGGATTTGCTGTAGAAGATTTTTGTCAGGAACTCCAATGTTGACAAGTCTCCATCCTTGTTTTGCTACTTTGATTAGAGCAAGCTTGACACCTTCAGCAAATTGTTGAGTTTGATTCTCAATTGCTCTCTCTCAATGCCCATCCCATTAGGTCATGCTCTCTTTCATCACTTGCCACAATACCATATCCAGCAGTTTTTCCTTCCTTGTTCCATTGCACAACAATCCTCAGGTGCTTCCCTACTGGTGTGGTTTCAACTCTTTGCATTGTAATTTGGTCACTGTGTTGCTGAGGTATTGTTGTTTTACCTATGCAATAGCTCCTAACTCTCCTACTGCATTGTTGAATTCCCTCCAGGCTGTGCATGCCTTGTTAACTACTGCAGCTGGATCTAGTAGCTTACCGTTGAACTCTTTCTCATTCCTGCTTTTCCAAACTTGCGAGAGAA
Above is a genomic segment from Coffea eugenioides isolate CCC68of chromosome 5, Ceug_1.0, whole genome shotgun sequence containing:
- the LOC113771410 gene encoding UDP-glycosyltransferase 73C4-like, with translation MAEKFEKGKKTSVPNDSYLKWLDSIENNSVMAASVIYHSNNYKKLVLGRKPQVDHSFGSSKNWLIHKKLKNGQNLVPSSIEEFLIHYGWNSTVEGICSRVTMIRCPLFAVQFFTEELVVNVLRTGVRIGVETCTESGEVENILVTRKQVKVTIDKLFDEGEEVEERRNRAKKLSELAKHAVQEGVILTRISNC